The Spirochaetaceae bacterium genome has a window encoding:
- a CDS encoding ABC transporter C-terminal domain-containing protein, whose amino-acid sequence MKIIFGALIRRAHAAVLPAVAGLLATLAGCVSPAGVAVESESGAVEPESVQMTTEEQIAALQADVAALEAEVADAQAATDEAQTMAAQAQEEAGTAQAAADAAQSAAAAAQERAASIEAESQAAIAGARASAATAQDKADMMSAEAYRASAVTIAAEHLDPGLLNFDNARVYLAGPESIYISSIGYGDDTFSALLRYRGGTTATVESIFGSAGKLIPDSVDLTRTELTLVSPDTLQVAFVGVGGSGYTGELRYAGDNRLQVAGIRRVTLPPTAD is encoded by the coding sequence ATGAAGATAATTTTCGGCGCGCTGATTCGCAGGGCGCATGCAGCGGTGCTGCCTGCCGTTGCCGGCTTGCTCGCAACGCTCGCCGGCTGTGTCAGTCCGGCCGGAGTTGCGGTGGAATCGGAATCTGGTGCGGTGGAACCGGAATCTGTACAGATGACCACCGAGGAACAGATCGCCGCCCTGCAGGCCGACGTCGCGGCCCTGGAGGCGGAAGTGGCCGACGCGCAGGCCGCCACCGACGAGGCGCAGACGATGGCCGCGCAGGCACAGGAGGAAGCCGGCACCGCTCAGGCCGCAGCCGACGCGGCGCAGTCCGCGGCGGCTGCCGCGCAGGAACGGGCCGCCAGCATCGAAGCGGAGTCGCAGGCTGCCATCGCCGGTGCCCGCGCCAGCGCGGCAACGGCGCAGGACAAGGCCGACATGATGTCTGCGGAGGCGTACCGGGCAAGCGCGGTGACGATTGCCGCCGAACACCTCGATCCCGGCCTGCTGAACTTCGACAATGCACGCGTCTACCTGGCCGGACCCGAATCGATCTACATCTCCTCGATCGGCTATGGAGACGACACGTTCTCGGCACTGTTGCGGTATCGCGGGGGAACCACCGCCACGGTGGAGAGCATCTTCGGGAGTGCCGGCAAGCTGATACCCGACTCGGTCGACCTGACACGGACCGAGCTTACGCTCGTGTCGCCGGACACCCTGCAAGTGGCATTCGTCGGCGTCGGCGGCAGCGGCTACACCGGCGAGTTGCGCTACGCGGGCGACAACCGCCTGCAGGTCGCCGGCATCCGGCGCGTGACCCTGCCGCCGACCGCCGATTAA